The following are encoded in a window of Roseimaritima ulvae genomic DNA:
- a CDS encoding DUF1570 domain-containing protein: MNTTAYPLWALCVIAAAQCCLNSAAWGVEQVRFTDSRDRSQEVRGEVMVEARDGGLLLLGDDGRIWTVQPDQIKDRTSDDQPLRPVDEDTTEQRLLAEMPAGFEVYRTNHYLICHNTNERYVAWVGSLFEKLHRGFYAYWKNQGWELQSPRFPLVGLVFADRESFLKYARPELGESADSIIGYYNLETNRITTFNMPNPERNVATVIHEAMHQLAYNSGLQRRFADNPMWVSEGLAVFFEAPDFSTPGGWRSIGRINTVNLQRFKKFLASRPGDSLLTLLGDDQRFRDPHSATAAYSEAWALNYFLLKTRRKQYVAYLKQLSEGEPLQSRGPRERVQMFEQAMGVDLAKLEAQFLPFIVRLR, translated from the coding sequence ATGAACACAACGGCTTATCCCCTCTGGGCATTGTGCGTGATCGCGGCGGCACAATGCTGCCTGAACTCTGCGGCATGGGGCGTAGAACAGGTCCGCTTCACCGACTCACGCGACCGTTCTCAAGAGGTCCGCGGTGAGGTGATGGTGGAAGCGCGCGACGGCGGACTGTTGCTGCTGGGCGACGACGGACGGATCTGGACCGTCCAACCCGACCAAATCAAAGACCGCACCAGCGACGATCAACCGCTGCGCCCGGTCGACGAGGACACCACCGAGCAACGGCTGTTGGCGGAAATGCCGGCGGGATTTGAGGTTTACCGCACCAACCATTACCTGATCTGCCACAACACCAACGAGCGGTATGTGGCCTGGGTGGGGTCGCTGTTCGAAAAACTGCATCGCGGCTTTTACGCTTACTGGAAAAACCAGGGTTGGGAACTGCAGTCGCCGCGTTTTCCGCTGGTCGGCTTGGTGTTCGCCGACCGTGAAAGTTTCCTCAAATACGCGCGGCCGGAACTGGGCGAATCGGCCGACAGCATCATCGGCTACTACAACTTGGAAACCAACCGCATCACCACCTTTAACATGCCCAACCCGGAACGCAACGTGGCCACGGTGATCCACGAAGCGATGCACCAGTTGGCGTATAATTCGGGACTACAGCGCCGTTTTGCCGACAACCCGATGTGGGTCAGCGAGGGATTGGCGGTATTTTTCGAAGCCCCCGACTTTTCCACCCCCGGCGGCTGGCGATCGATCGGCCGCATCAATACGGTGAATCTGCAGCGTTTCAAAAAATTCCTGGCCTCCCGTCCCGGCGATTCGCTGCTGACCCTACTCGGCGACGACCAACGCTTTCGCGACCCCCACTCGGCCACGGCCGCTTACAGCGAAGCTTGGGCGTTGAATTATTTCTTGCTAAAAACTCGCCGCAAACAATACGTCGCCTACCTCAAACAGCTCAGTGAAGGCGAACCGCTGCAGTCGCGGGGGCCGCGCGAACGGGTGCAGATGTTCGAGCAAGCAATGGGTGTGGACCTGGCCAAGCTCGAAGCCCAGTTCCTTCCCTTCATCGTCCGGCTCCGATAA
- a CDS encoding ABC transporter permease, whose amino-acid sequence MVRDSTMPSLLLTVVLIGLSVLIATPLGVAVAVSLAIGSGWTAGRWIRTAGIGLLLVLICLPMYVHAAAWEATAGKYGWLPLMQTSANRFWFSGLLAAAWIHGVSGAAWVALATLWGLTRVPAALLQQAALETGPWSRLGRIAVPYAAPATLAGALWVALLAATEMTVADLYGVRTLADEVYLKYAFEPQTLPIVLACLLPLLVATPLVWLMQRMLGPARRSAASPHASGSDVWAALDLDASSASPLRWLASLPATGLLLLMITVPLVSLFVKAGLLVEAAGQYGSGPRYRWSWQRVADTLSDSLATFAPEFVWTAVLAVTVAAVAMLLGTLSAAWAQGSERRARWGFFTAMALVLLPGPVVGMGVLYLFHDRGPLLAALYERSIVPTVVALLPRAVPAAYLVMRAGYRMLPPEPGEAARCDGARPWQCLLRIDLPRLKTSLLVAGFAAGIVATADVPATLVVLPPGMTTVGTRLFGLLHSGVRYQAAGLTISFCLLVGLLVILTHAWCGRRRAVGVR is encoded by the coding sequence ATGGTACGCGATTCAACGATGCCGTCCCTGTTATTGACTGTAGTTCTGATCGGGCTGTCAGTGCTGATCGCCACGCCTTTGGGAGTCGCCGTGGCGGTGTCACTGGCGATCGGCAGCGGCTGGACCGCCGGCCGCTGGATCCGCACAGCCGGGATAGGGCTGTTGCTGGTGCTGATCTGCCTGCCAATGTACGTGCACGCGGCCGCCTGGGAAGCCACGGCCGGAAAATACGGCTGGCTGCCCTTGATGCAGACCAGCGCTAACCGATTTTGGTTCAGCGGGTTGCTGGCGGCCGCCTGGATTCACGGCGTCAGCGGAGCGGCGTGGGTGGCGCTGGCGACACTATGGGGGCTAACCCGGGTGCCGGCGGCGCTGCTGCAGCAAGCGGCCTTGGAAACCGGTCCCTGGAGCCGCCTGGGGCGGATTGCGGTGCCGTATGCCGCCCCGGCAACGTTGGCCGGAGCCCTCTGGGTGGCGCTGTTGGCGGCCACGGAAATGACGGTTGCCGACCTGTACGGCGTCCGCACCCTGGCCGACGAAGTGTACTTAAAATACGCCTTCGAACCGCAGACCTTGCCAATCGTGCTGGCTTGCCTGCTGCCCTTGTTAGTGGCGACGCCCTTGGTGTGGCTGATGCAGCGGATGTTGGGTCCGGCCCGCCGTTCGGCCGCGTCCCCCCACGCGTCCGGCAGCGACGTCTGGGCGGCGTTGGACCTGGACGCCTCGTCGGCTTCGCCGCTACGGTGGCTGGCCTCGCTGCCGGCAACGGGACTGCTGTTGCTGATGATCACCGTGCCACTGGTCAGCCTGTTCGTCAAAGCCGGGTTGTTGGTGGAAGCGGCGGGGCAGTACGGCAGCGGCCCGCGATACCGTTGGTCTTGGCAGCGGGTTGCCGACACGCTGAGCGATTCGCTGGCCACCTTTGCGCCGGAATTCGTCTGGACCGCCGTATTGGCCGTAACGGTAGCCGCCGTCGCGATGCTGCTGGGCACCTTGTCGGCGGCGTGGGCGCAGGGTTCGGAACGCCGAGCCCGGTGGGGGTTTTTTACCGCCATGGCGTTGGTTCTGTTGCCCGGCCCGGTGGTGGGCATGGGCGTCCTGTATCTGTTCCACGACCGGGGACCTCTGCTGGCCGCGTTATACGAACGGTCGATCGTGCCTACCGTGGTCGCTTTGCTTCCGCGAGCCGTGCCGGCGGCGTATTTGGTGATGCGAGCCGGCTACCGCATGCTGCCGCCCGAACCCGGCGAAGCCGCTCGCTGCGACGGAGCTCGCCCCTGGCAATGTCTGCTGCGGATCGACCTGCCACGACTGAAAACCTCGTTGCTTGTGGCGGGGTTTGCGGCCGGGATCGTGGCCACGGCCGACGTGCCGGCGACGCTGGTCGTATTGCCCCCCGGGATGACTACCGTCGGCACCCGCCTGTTTGGCCTGCTGCACAGCGGCGTGCGGTACCAAGCGGCCGGCTTAACGATTAGTTTCTGTCTGCTGGTCGGTTTGTTAGTCATCCTCACCCACGCTTGGTGCGGTCGTCGGCGAGCGGTTGGTGTAAGATAG